One region of Thermodesulfobacteriota bacterium genomic DNA includes:
- a CDS encoding saccharopine dehydrogenase NADP-binding domain-containing protein, with the protein MKIALLGAAGFVGRAAALELSRRPEVGELLLVDYVIKDAKKMAKALSPKCRYAMADVGKAPELARLLEGIDAVASAVGPCAEYEKTILLTCAAARVPAASVGDLPLPPGDRDEIHAAFRSAGLAAVSGCGMMPGWTDLLAAHYLEGAAATAPSRFLFFSPDRFGGYAFLRDCAKRIGAGADAPRGAPPGRYFSTPDGSVLGVPGNKAGARVARITGSLGKLGTVGKEFAGASLLWLRGSMTAPPGTPAAVCGVAAGKRTARLEDPAGTLGSILLAEAAVRLATRAQGAAGLLPIGDLVGKEAA; encoded by the coding sequence ATGAAGATCGCGCTCCTCGGCGCCGCCGGTTTCGTCGGGCGCGCCGCCGCCCTCGAACTGTCCCGCCGCCCCGAAGTCGGGGAGCTCCTCCTCGTGGATTACGTCATCAAGGACGCGAAGAAGATGGCCAAGGCGCTGTCCCCGAAGTGCCGGTACGCCATGGCGGATGTCGGAAAGGCGCCGGAGCTGGCGCGCCTGCTCGAGGGGATCGACGCCGTCGCGAGCGCGGTGGGACCGTGCGCGGAATACGAAAAGACGATCCTCCTGACGTGCGCGGCGGCGAGGGTCCCCGCCGCGTCGGTCGGCGACCTCCCGCTCCCGCCGGGCGACCGGGACGAGATCCACGCCGCCTTCCGGTCGGCGGGGCTCGCCGCCGTCTCGGGGTGCGGGATGATGCCCGGCTGGACCGACCTGCTCGCCGCGCACTACCTGGAGGGGGCCGCCGCTACCGCCCCTTCACGGTTCCTGTTCTTCTCCCCCGACCGCTTCGGCGGCTACGCGTTCCTGCGCGATTGCGCGAAGCGGATCGGCGCCGGCGCGGACGCCCCGCGGGGAGCGCCGCCCGGGCGGTATTTCTCGACCCCGGACGGCTCGGTCCTCGGAGTCCCCGGGAACAAGGCGGGAGCGCGGGTGGCGCGGATCACGGGCTCGCTCGGAAAGCTGGGGACCGTGGGGAAGGAGTTCGCGGGCGCGTCGTTGCTGTGGCTGCGCGGGTCGATGACGGCGCCTCCGGGAACGCCCGCCGCGGTCTGCGGCGTCGCTGCCGGGAAGCGGACCGCACGGCTCGAGGACCCCGCGGGGACCCTCGGCAGCATCCTCCTCGCGGAGGCGGCCGTGCGCCTCGCCACCCGCGCGCAGGGGGCGGCGGGGCTGTTGCCCATCGGCGATCTGGTCGGGAAGGAGGCGGCGC